Within the Hevea brasiliensis isolate MT/VB/25A 57/8 chromosome 2, ASM3005281v1, whole genome shotgun sequence genome, the region AGATGTGAACTCAAATCAGTGGAATCTGCATTTATTACAAACCTCATTCTCAGAGCAAGATTGGAAGGAAATTATTAAAATTCCACTGGCAGTCAATCCTCGTGAACCAAAAAGAGTTTGGCACTATACATCTAACGTGGTCCCTACTGTAAGATCCGTTTATTTCTGGTTGAAAAAATGGCATCATGAAGCATCTCGACAGTCATCCCCATCCTCTTCTAGGTTGGTAAATCCACAGTTTTGGAAAAAACTATGGTCTCTTCCATTGCCTCCAAAGGTTTGAGTTTTTCTGTGGAGAGCCTGCTCTAATGCTTTGGCAACTAAAGTGAACTTGTTTCGAAGAAAATGCTTGGATTCTCCCTTATCTTCACTTTGTGGCATGCAAGAGGAAACAGTGGAGCACTTGATATTTTTTTGTAACCATGCTAGGGCTATTTGGTTTGGTTCCAGTCTTTGATTAATTCCACAATTACAGGACTTTAGCTCTTTTACAGACTGGTGGCAGCATttgtttgatattttgtattctaGGGACTGCAGACAATTTATTTTGGCAGGATTGTTATGTTGGAATATTTGGAAAGCGAGGAATGCTGCTCTTTATGAATCTATTAAGCCTAATCATTTGTTCCTCATTACAAAGGCCCAGAATGCCGTTGATGAGCTGCTCTCTTTAGCTACCCAGCAACACCATTCTGAGCATATCCCTGCTGATGGTAGAAGGGCACCTTTTAAGTGGCAGCCCCCTCCTTTTCCTGTTCTGAAATGCAATGTAGATGCTTCTTTTGTGAACTATTCTGTGATAACAGGGTATGGTGTTATTGTTCGTAATCATGTGGGGCAATTTGTAGATGGTTGCGCAGCCTCTTTCACCTGTGGTTCCCCTTTAGTGGCTGAGGGAATTGCTTTGCGAGCAGCACTTCAATTTGCTATCTCTAGAAAATACAATCAGGTGATTTTTGAagttgattctttatttcttgtCAATATGCTGATTTCACCCTTTACTACAATTCCGTGGAAAATTGAGGGTGTTATCCATGATATTAAGGTTTTCTGGACATCCTATTCTAACTGGTCTGTAAAACATGTTCATAGATGTGTTAATGAATGTGATAACTTGATTGCTAAAGCTGTAAGGCAAGGCTTACTGTACCCAGGATGGATTCTTAATCCTCGTGATAAGTTACCTTATGCTCTACTTAAAGATAGAttgtatataaatcttttatcatGAATgaaatctttcttcttcttctaaaaaaaaaaaaaaaaaaaaaaaaaaaacttttagatataatttatttaatttttaatgtaaaaaaaaGCTCAAATATAAACTGTAcaaattttagtaaaaaaaaaaaatatgcttTTGAGTTTGATCAGTTTGATTCAAGATTAAGGCCTACAACAAGCTCCTAACCCAAGTTCAAAACGTTCAAGGTCTTAAACCATAGACCTAAACTGGTCCGCTCCAGTACACGGGCCAAACCAGCCTAGGCCAGGTCTATTATCAATAATGTGGATAATCGGTCTCTCAATGGACTAGTGAAAGAGTAACAGCAATAATATTTGCAGCTATAATAATAATTAGATTATTCCTTTCATATGGCTTTTTCACAGTGGCGACTTCTCTGAGAATCAGATAACTAATAGTCCATTTGTTATTCAATTATTGTAGATATGCAATTATTGCAGATGTGACTACAATAATGACATGGCCTTGCTAAAGTACATCGTATCACAGGATAAGGCAAAAACTCTGGGAATCAGCTTCATTCCTCTAGAAGCGACTCTTAGAGACACATTTGAAAGCTTAAAGGAGAAGGGCTTCCTTAGCATCTGATTTAGATTGTATCTGCTACTGAAATAATGCAAAAACAAGTGaggaaattgaaaaaataaataatggaCTTTTCCATCTATGACACCAAAAAACTGATTTTCCAATATTTGCTATAAATAAAAGATGCCCGCTTTAACTTTCGTTTGTTATTTATTAAATCACTAACATGGTTTATGGCCCTAGATTCCTAATTTGCAATCTGCAAATGCCACAAACAACGATCACAAAATTACAGTGAAAATAGGCTTGCTTTCTTCTTCCACTGACCAGTCTAGACATTTTTTTCAGTTTTCTTTTATCATATTGTTCTGCCTCTGCTTAGTGTTAAGATATCATCACATCATTTGCTGTCCATTGAAAATGCCGACTGTTATGTGGTTTGACATTTCTACCATATCTTCCTCTGCTAGGTCTAGCCCATCCATAACTTTAATACCCTATCCTTGCCTCCAGAAGCTACCTTCTCGCCATCCGGACTCTAATCAACAGCATACACCTTTCCACAATAAAATCAGAATTCAAAGATCAGTTACAATCAAGTCTAACAGCGCAcaggtaataaagtgataagtcaaGTATCGCTCCTACGAGGATTTGccatttgagtaccaaactatgaatgaagcgattatttaggataatgattgatgaataaatggtaaatgtaaatgagcaaagtaaattgatAAATCTAATTGGAATGGATAAAGAGtaagcaaataaattctaaatctagatgtaattgaactaaattaataacaggtactttaaatcaaagtctaattatgataaaaataattccagagttgggggtttatgcataaattaattgagatttgtcttgggtatttcaattttaagggaaaatagagtttgaaggtgattgattctaaattcctttaatatatttttcaagcaaatcaaagtgaGTTTTAAAATAACCAAATCTACTTTTgtacgatatttgattaatttaaaacccattaagttttgtaacctaTCATTAaatcctcttaaaaccctagtttatttctaaatctaggtaattttaagttctaatccttgattatctatcaatgatcttCATTAGGCAAGTAGATTAGGCACACaaggaaagaatcaaaactcatatttatataaaatatggaaataatcaatccaaatccacaaattaatctaaatcaTATTTCCCAACTTTGAAACCTAGAGAGTTTACTCACTCGTGTTGGTATTTACAAGAGAAATTGATGGaagagtaaagaaaaacatgataagaggactaaaaataaaaaagcctaggtagaagaacccaaaactctgattTCTGAAGCTTTCAGAGATGGTTGCAGCAGCTCATCTTCCTCAGAATTGATGGCGTCCTCCTCCCtctctatatttttaatttttctttcctttcattTCTTATTGTTACCTCTTTCTTACTTCTTGTGGCAAAAAACTAGAAAATGGtgcttttatatggtcccaaaagttgccctaaaaatagataagagccAAAAAGTGGGTAAGAAATGAGGTATAAAAATATCAGTCGTGAGAGTTATTCAGTCTGGGCGATGCAGCAGTACCGCTACCCTAAGCAACATCTTGATAATTTTGGCCTCTACATGCActatctgcttaaggttaagcagacccccAGTAAATCTCGGCAGGTTTGGAATAAAATGAGTTTTCTGCATATTTGACTTTCAGCTTGATCTGTGTttcaccttaagcactgccgcttaccctaagcaggatcttaagcaggATCCTAAGCAAATCTTGGTAggttttgggataaaagcttgagtgttgtcacgacccaacctatgggccggaccggca harbors:
- the LOC131177952 gene encoding uncharacterized protein LOC131177952 produces the protein MGFKDLNLFNVALLAKQAWRVINTPQALWVQVLKGIYYPHSNFLNARNCKSGSWGWRNLLEGREALKAGLRWQISGPSFMNVSSEPWIPTLPAFKVSSSRPNDSPIIYIADLIDVNSNQWNLHLLQTSFSEQDWKEIIKIPLAVNPREPKRVWHYTSNVVPTVRSVYFWLKKWHHEASRQSSPSSSRLVNPQFWKKLWSLPLPPKDFSSFTDWWQHLFDILYSRDCRQFILAGLLCWNIWKARNAALYESIKPNHLFLITKAQNAVDELLSLATQQHHSEHIPADGRRAPFKWQPPPFPVLKCNVDASFVNYSVITGYGVIVRNHVGQFVDGCAASFTCGSPLVAEGIALRAALQFAISRKYNQVIFEVDSLFLVNMLISPFTTIPWKIEGVIHDIKVFWTSYSNWSVKHVHRCVNECDNLIAKAVRQGLLYPGWILNPRDKLPYALLKDRLCDYNNDMALLKYIVSQDKAKTLGISFIPLEATLRDTFESLKEKGFLSI